In Deltaproteobacteria bacterium, a genomic segment contains:
- a CDS encoding formyl transferase: MVEKKYRPSVLFLTRKDPANCFVAQGLSSSKSINLRAVLIESRSMGRRQLLYKKICNAYKKNSLPGALKLIIDLPYLYFQDRGLLKMQKQKLWGGSDPLMPQNVPVHCFDDLNSRESINFVKEMDADFLIVMGTRILIKELYSASKSGAINIHMGITPEYRGSKGEFWALYRDDLENIGFTVHFIDDGIDTGEILYQHFTRPELNDNERTLRIKNIFNVVPAVELVLENLQMGVTLQISREGRKSCFFSTPSMFQYMRLHWRLRREKNRKRMGMKKH; encoded by the coding sequence ATGGTTGAAAAAAAATACAGGCCCAGTGTGCTTTTTCTTACAAGAAAGGATCCGGCAAATTGCTTTGTTGCACAAGGGCTTAGTTCAAGCAAGAGCATTAACCTGCGAGCTGTTCTTATTGAAAGTCGTTCAATGGGCCGGCGGCAGTTGTTGTATAAAAAAATCTGTAATGCTTATAAAAAAAACAGCTTGCCGGGAGCCCTGAAGCTTATCATTGATCTTCCCTATTTATATTTTCAGGACAGGGGCTTATTGAAGATGCAGAAACAAAAGCTATGGGGTGGGAGTGATCCGCTCATGCCTCAAAATGTGCCTGTGCACTGTTTTGATGATCTTAACAGCCGGGAATCGATAAACTTTGTAAAAGAGATGGATGCCGATTTTCTTATTGTTATGGGGACCAGGATATTGATTAAAGAACTTTATTCAGCATCGAAAAGTGGTGCTATTAATATTCATATGGGAATCACGCCCGAGTATCGGGGCAGCAAAGGGGAGTTCTGGGCACTTTACAGGGATGATCTTGAAAATATTGGTTTTACGGTACACTTTATTGATGATGGAATCGATACGGGAGAAATATTGTACCAACATTTTACAAGACCGGAATTAAATGATAATGAGCGTACACTGCGTATAAAAAATATTTTTAATGTTGTTCCTGCTGTCGAGCTTGTATTAGAAAATTTACAAATGGGTGTGACACTGCAAATATCAAGGGAGGGGAGAAAGAGCTGCTTTTTTTCTACACCTTCAATGTTTCAGTATATGCGTCTCCATTGGCGTCTGAGACGGGAAAAAAATAGAAAAAGAATGGGAATGAAAAAGCATTAA
- a CDS encoding flippase-like domain-containing protein produces the protein MVRLAALLMFVLASYYIYKMVYSQWELVRKGPREINWEMVAFGLFIFELYWLYQIYHWKRIMAVLGSSLGFIHSCQMFVTNNLLAYIPGKFANIMGMAMLAKKKNVSRIHTVTTVILFQIYSLVSGVLFIAAVMVGSNGNVKNLISEEWIPFLCAGALCGIVMVMPATVNRVLALVRKITGRQVEEVRISFVDHLAHLLIYFFSWLILGLSMYFIVSGLGENLLTKVYIFEITIIIIASYLMGLLAFFVPAGFGVAELGLVYGFMKLFEPAQAVWGAASFRIAGLVTLILSYLLLLLFAVNRKQVDRF, from the coding sequence TTGGTAAGATTGGCGGCCTTGCTTATGTTTGTTCTGGCCTCTTATTATATTTATAAAATGGTTTACAGCCAGTGGGAACTTGTAAGGAAAGGCCCTCGAGAGATAAATTGGGAAATGGTTGCCTTTGGCCTTTTTATCTTCGAACTGTACTGGTTATATCAGATTTATCACTGGAAAAGGATTATGGCTGTATTGGGTAGTTCTCTTGGTTTTATTCATTCATGCCAGATGTTTGTAACAAATAATTTGCTCGCTTATATTCCGGGTAAGTTTGCCAATATTATGGGAATGGCAATGCTGGCGAAAAAGAAGAATGTCTCCCGAATCCACACCGTTACGACTGTCATACTTTTTCAAATTTATTCGCTGGTAAGTGGCGTTTTATTTATAGCTGCTGTCATGGTGGGGAGTAATGGAAATGTGAAAAATCTTATATCTGAAGAATGGATCCCTTTTCTTTGTGCGGGCGCTTTATGCGGTATTGTGATGGTTATGCCTGCTACCGTCAATAGAGTCCTTGCTTTAGTCCGCAAAATTACAGGGCGTCAAGTAGAAGAAGTACGCATATCTTTTGTCGATCACCTGGCACATCTTTTAATATATTTTTTCAGTTGGCTGATTCTGGGATTGTCCATGTATTTTATTGTTTCAGGCTTGGGTGAAAATCTTTTGACTAAAGTCTATATCTTTGAGATAACTATAATCATTATTGCGAGCTACTTGATGGGTTTGCTCGCTTTTTTTGTTCCTGCCGGTTTTGGTGTAGCCGAACTGGGTCTTGTTTATGGTTTTATGAAGCTCTTTGAGCCGGCCCAGGCTGTTTGGGGGGCTGCTTCTTTTAGGATTGCAGGTCTGGTAACATTGATTCTCAGCTACTTGCTGTTGCTTCTCTTCGCTGTGAATAGAAAACAGGTTGACCGATTTTAG
- a CDS encoding tetratricopeptide repeat protein, which translates to MKNVINFLVIITLIFPIGTLNQEKLYGEEKSTAKTEKKYEKKGFLDRLWIKIRKLSPNKYNKRSNTAVAGIKGAEKGSEELKPIWKGHESDKLLAESAALKSAEDFMNSDNFPEALVALNSFREDYPESQFMPNVLFMSAICYLKVKEPQKAETDLQTLISKYSGHELKTEARELMRTLEKK; encoded by the coding sequence ATGAAAAACGTCATAAACTTTCTTGTAATCATTACCTTGATTTTCCCCATCGGGACTCTTAACCAGGAAAAGCTCTACGGAGAAGAGAAGTCCACTGCTAAAACAGAAAAAAAGTATGAGAAAAAAGGGTTTCTTGACAGGTTATGGATCAAGATAAGGAAACTCTCTCCAAATAAATATAACAAACGAAGCAATACAGCCGTCGCAGGAATCAAGGGCGCTGAAAAAGGTTCTGAGGAGCTTAAGCCCATCTGGAAAGGGCACGAAAGCGATAAACTCCTGGCTGAGTCGGCAGCCCTTAAAAGCGCTGAAGATTTTATGAATAGCGATAATTTTCCCGAAGCGCTTGTCGCTCTCAACAGCTTCAGGGAAGATTACCCTGAAAGCCAATTCATGCCCAATGTGCTTTTCATGTCCGCTATTTGCTATCTGAAGGTTAAAGAACCTCAAAAAGCAGAAACTGACCTGCAAACGCTTATCAGCAAATATAGTGGCCATGAACTAAAAACTGAAGCCAGGGAATTGATGAGGACGCTTGAAAAGAAATAA
- a CDS encoding class I SAM-dependent methyltransferase has protein sequence MKDNVQIKEQEEFYDRLWHERLTSRKRTWLGKIYHFDEKSRLNMLGREVDKFIDPFGKGVKSFDLGCGRGIVSSLLLQKGLQVTALDLSPAAIELNKKRMPEAEFIASDIFSYDNYDFGKYDLLVSSEVMEHLQVERRKDYVDIIFRLLKDGGMAIITTPNATEMNRLGMVKDQPLDFWMTMEEFKACFESKFLLHSFQTTCLCFKNRFLNYFWKLVPFVNNIADRFIASSERGKYQMIVVEKKTSI, from the coding sequence ATGAAGGATAATGTTCAAATTAAGGAGCAAGAAGAGTTTTACGACCGTTTATGGCATGAACGTCTGACCAGTCGAAAGCGAACATGGCTGGGGAAAATCTACCATTTTGATGAAAAAAGCCGCTTGAATATGTTGGGGCGGGAAGTCGATAAATTTATAGACCCGTTTGGCAAGGGCGTCAAATCATTTGATCTCGGTTGTGGGAGAGGAATAGTATCATCCCTTCTATTGCAAAAAGGACTGCAGGTGACGGCCCTTGATTTATCACCCGCTGCCATAGAGCTTAACAAGAAACGAATGCCTGAGGCAGAATTTATTGCATCAGACATCTTTTCTTACGATAATTATGACTTCGGAAAATACGATCTTCTTGTCAGTTCGGAAGTAATGGAGCACCTTCAGGTAGAAAGAAGGAAGGATTATGTTGATATCATTTTCCGGCTGTTAAAGGATGGAGGTATGGCAATTATTACGACGCCAAATGCAACAGAAATGAATAGATTGGGAATGGTGAAAGATCAGCCCCTAGACTTCTGGATGACTATGGAAGAGTTCAAAGCTTGTTTTGAAAGCAAATTTCTACTTCATTCTTTTCAAACAACATGTTTATGTTTTAAAAACAGGTTTTTAAATTACTTCTGGAAATTAGTGCCTTTTGTAAATAATATTGCCGACAGATTCATTGCTTCATCTGAACGAGGAAAGTATCAAATGATTGTTGTTGAGAAAAAAACATCAATATGA
- a CDS encoding tyrosine-type recombinase/integrase: MFNAIEKKYKNCAKELPRQWFFPAINLTKVPETEELRQYHLHESHVNKAVKRAVKQAGIIKRVSAHTFRHSFASHLLQANYDIRTIRQLLGHSDIRTTMIYTHTIKTTTIKKTGSPLDF, translated from the coding sequence ATGCCATTGAGAAAAAATACAAAAACTGTGCTAAAGAATTGCCCCGGCAGTGGTTTTTCCCCGCAATTAATCTGACAAAAGTACCCGAGACAGAAGAACTGCGACAATATCACCTGCACGAAAGCCACGTCAATAAAGCAGTGAAAAGAGCCGTTAAGCAGGCAGGCATTATAAAAAGGGTAAGTGCTCATACCTTCCGGCACAGTTTTGCCAGTCATCTGCTCCAGGCTAATTACGATATCAGGACAATCCGGCAGCTACTGGGGCATAGTGACATACGAACGACCATGATTTACACCCATACAATCAAGACGACAACCATCAAGAAAACCGGAAGCCCGCTCGATTTTTAA
- a CDS encoding tetratricopeptide repeat protein yields the protein MAVSFFVLFFFSSAHSYERIDFLFQIGPELRGDKPGKLYEPVDAFMSADGTIYVVDSDADRIITFDESGAYKGAFGSKGSEPGKFNEPTAITQSKDGRLFVVDSGNNRIQVFNTHGQFLYSFGKGGDERGEVDEPGGIAIDSQERVMITDRDNYSIVSFTLDGIYLGRFGKKGDKKGAFLSPADIAVDSLDNIYVSDDKNENIQVFDYDLNFKRLIKKKSRKDKSFGLPLGLALDKWGALLYTDVENSKIHRLDRKGEEVFLFGSEGSGRGQFSGLARIRYNRRKNLILVTGAGNSRVQVFRITPEKDEKVIAAAKARRRLSFERIIPHVANDMAMNDKGEFYLVQSDKRKILVLDKEGKVVSRFGKAGKGKSLFDLPHSIMLTPLERLYISDVDNHKIHVFDTKGKKLFHFGGKGRKEGNLREPRGLAFYKDNLYVADSDNHRVQIFNKDGIFLKSIGKEGDGAGRFDTPYDIAVNSRGEIWVADYNNSRIQVFDKNGKFLKKMGKKGMKAGQFYRPRSISIDADNLVYVLDGEEGARIQVFNDKGKYLYSLGSPGKGNPQLMDARNIYVHSNEGSRILVADKGNKVLKVLFVKQVPSVPSPISLAGNEAFSRLTWEAAGESFVAGYKVYARGLKEEEYSLLGASGSAEFEVKHDKGKEKPLYVVSAYSFGGLESEFSKELKDDFRLGYAAFEGGDFKGAIIFFEKVLSTVPEDPKALLYAGHAFSREKEYIKASEKYKALSRVKGHEKEGALQLGLLYMNLGEHIDAEKIFSALLKKDPAFLQAKRYMGEILFEKGLYSPALEMLNEVAEKGLKDARIYNIMGKIYLKSSVLNKAEKAFNDAIKLNPHSAELYRNLAAVSKRKGKVKGAIEKLNKAISLDSKDIESYLNLAELYIEAGKLEHSEKVINSALQISPDSADVNYIKGRLMTMQKRYEDAVLSYGKALTIDKEHEKSLFYMAMAYMEMGRRDEAVSHFKKAISFKSSNPLVYLAISRLYEEENKLDEAIRRLKQCVDKIPDDSQCHELLAQLYLKKNKPEKSEKHLAKVVQISPQKASARIKLASVLKGLGKTGEALVQLEAAISLDDAGSEARHLLGTIYLESKQLTKALRELEMAVKLEAGNAAYHNSLGLAYLELSRPDEAIEAFKRAYNISAHEVYKANLNAAFEKKTQLAASSDGPPVEIVHISFSEVFASAYKSYEEEPLGTISLRNNSDEVLKNIKVSLNIKKYMDFPSEQLVKSINPHETVKLDIKSTFNNALLQLTEDTSVQAEISVQYFKNEKTLSFERRESLTIYNRNAMTWSRKEMAAAFVTPKDAPVVTFARGVIQMVHGESPDIDMNMGKAIQLFDALGVSGVVYVVDPNNPYASVSTNNGKVDSIQYPRHTLKHKTGDCDDLVVLYSALLENLGVETVMLDIPGHLFMAFKTGIKSKDAKKLAGKENLYIIRDEYVWIPVEVTMVGKSFTEAWREGAKEMVLRKTKGELNIIDTHGAWGQFKPVSIEDKQEVSLPGKNKLLAAIREDIFLQQSKGIEKLIKPYVEALKKDPENYKARLNLGIIYGKKGYYENALREFEGILKKRTDDPHTLNNIGNVYFEEKKYEEAVKYYQKAESSGEPDSALKLNLSLAYYKMGKLEKAKAKFREGERLSPEIAERFSIFRSILFD from the coding sequence ATGGCAGTTTCTTTTTTCGTCTTATTCTTCTTTTCTTCTGCCCATTCCTATGAACGTATCGATTTTCTTTTTCAGATAGGCCCCGAATTAAGGGGAGACAAGCCTGGAAAGTTATACGAACCTGTTGATGCTTTCATGTCTGCTGATGGAACCATCTATGTTGTTGATTCAGATGCAGACAGGATTATTACCTTTGATGAAAGTGGTGCCTACAAAGGGGCCTTTGGCAGCAAGGGAAGTGAACCGGGAAAGTTTAATGAACCGACAGCAATAACACAGTCAAAAGATGGAAGACTGTTTGTTGTTGATAGTGGTAATAATCGTATCCAGGTTTTTAATACGCATGGCCAATTTCTTTATTCCTTTGGAAAGGGGGGGGATGAGAGGGGGGAGGTGGATGAACCCGGTGGAATTGCTATCGATAGTCAGGAAAGAGTTATGATTACTGATAGAGATAATTACTCTATCGTTTCTTTTACGCTCGATGGGATCTACCTGGGAAGATTCGGTAAAAAGGGAGATAAAAAAGGGGCCTTTCTTTCGCCGGCGGATATAGCTGTAGATTCACTCGATAATATCTATGTTTCTGATGACAAAAACGAAAATATCCAGGTTTTTGATTATGACCTGAATTTCAAAAGACTTATAAAGAAAAAATCGCGCAAAGATAAAAGCTTTGGATTACCTCTGGGCCTTGCTCTTGACAAGTGGGGGGCTCTTTTGTACACAGATGTTGAAAACAGCAAAATACATCGGCTGGATCGAAAGGGGGAGGAAGTTTTTCTCTTTGGCAGTGAGGGAAGTGGACGTGGACAATTCAGCGGTCTTGCTCGAATAAGGTATAATCGCCGTAAGAACCTGATTCTTGTTACCGGGGCCGGGAACTCACGGGTACAGGTTTTCAGGATTACACCTGAAAAAGATGAAAAAGTTATTGCTGCGGCAAAGGCGAGACGAAGGCTCTCCTTCGAGCGGATTATCCCTCATGTTGCAAATGATATGGCAATGAATGATAAGGGAGAATTCTACCTTGTGCAGTCTGATAAAAGGAAAATTCTTGTTCTTGATAAAGAGGGCAAGGTTGTATCCCGGTTTGGCAAGGCAGGGAAGGGTAAAAGCCTCTTTGATTTGCCTCATTCCATTATGTTGACACCACTGGAGAGACTCTATATTTCCGATGTGGATAACCATAAAATCCACGTTTTTGATACAAAGGGTAAAAAGCTTTTCCACTTTGGCGGCAAGGGGAGAAAAGAAGGAAATTTAAGGGAACCCAGGGGCCTTGCATTTTATAAAGACAATCTATACGTTGCCGATAGTGATAATCACAGGGTCCAGATTTTTAATAAAGATGGAATTTTTCTAAAAAGTATAGGAAAAGAAGGTGATGGGGCCGGCCGTTTTGATACGCCCTATGATATTGCTGTCAATTCGAGAGGTGAAATCTGGGTTGCCGACTATAATAACTCCAGGATTCAGGTTTTTGACAAGAATGGTAAATTTCTCAAAAAAATGGGAAAAAAAGGGATGAAAGCCGGGCAATTTTACCGGCCCAGATCTATCTCTATCGATGCCGATAACCTGGTTTATGTTCTTGACGGTGAAGAGGGCGCCCGCATCCAGGTTTTTAATGACAAGGGAAAGTATCTTTATTCATTGGGAAGTCCGGGAAAAGGGAATCCCCAATTGATGGATGCCCGGAATATTTATGTCCATTCCAATGAAGGGAGCAGGATATTGGTTGCTGATAAGGGAAATAAAGTATTGAAGGTCCTTTTTGTAAAACAGGTTCCTTCTGTCCCTTCCCCTATCTCCCTTGCCGGTAATGAAGCTTTTAGCCGCTTAACATGGGAGGCGGCCGGGGAGTCCTTTGTTGCAGGCTATAAAGTTTATGCCAGAGGGCTGAAGGAAGAGGAGTACTCACTGCTTGGTGCTTCCGGATCAGCGGAATTTGAAGTTAAGCATGATAAGGGAAAAGAAAAACCGCTTTATGTTGTATCGGCCTATTCTTTCGGCGGGCTGGAAAGTGAATTTTCGAAAGAACTGAAAGATGATTTCAGGTTGGGTTATGCTGCTTTTGAAGGGGGTGATTTTAAGGGAGCCATTATCTTTTTCGAAAAAGTTCTTTCCACTGTGCCTGAAGACCCCAAAGCCCTTCTCTATGCAGGGCATGCCTTTAGCCGCGAAAAAGAGTATATTAAAGCAAGTGAAAAGTATAAAGCCCTTTCCAGGGTAAAGGGCCATGAAAAGGAAGGCGCGCTGCAACTGGGCCTGCTCTACATGAATCTCGGTGAGCATATTGATGCGGAAAAAATATTTTCCGCCCTCTTAAAGAAAGACCCCGCATTCCTTCAGGCAAAACGTTATATGGGAGAAATACTTTTTGAAAAGGGGCTTTATTCACCGGCTCTGGAAATGCTTAATGAGGTTGCTGAAAAAGGCCTTAAAGATGCCCGGATTTACAATATTATGGGCAAAATTTACCTCAAGTCCAGTGTGCTTAACAAGGCTGAAAAGGCTTTTAACGACGCAATTAAACTTAATCCCCATTCTGCCGAACTTTACCGGAACCTTGCCGCAGTTTCCAAAAGGAAAGGGAAGGTAAAGGGGGCCATTGAAAAGCTTAATAAGGCTATCAGTCTTGATTCCAAAGATATTGAATCCTACCTTAATCTGGCGGAACTTTATATTGAAGCGGGAAAGCTTGAACATTCGGAAAAAGTTATTAATTCAGCTCTTCAAATTTCACCGGACAGCGCCGATGTTAACTATATTAAAGGGCGCTTGATGACTATGCAGAAGCGCTATGAAGATGCTGTTTTATCTTACGGGAAGGCGCTGACTATTGATAAGGAACATGAAAAATCCCTTTTTTACATGGCAATGGCCTATATGGAGATGGGGCGAAGAGATGAAGCTGTCAGCCATTTTAAAAAAGCCATTTCCTTTAAAAGTTCCAACCCTCTCGTTTATCTGGCCATAAGCCGTCTCTATGAGGAAGAGAACAAACTTGATGAGGCTATTCGCCGCCTGAAACAGTGTGTTGATAAAATACCTGATGATTCGCAATGCCATGAATTGCTGGCTCAACTCTATCTTAAAAAGAATAAACCGGAAAAGTCGGAAAAACACCTGGCTAAAGTCGTTCAAATTTCTCCACAAAAGGCAAGCGCTCGAATTAAACTGGCCTCTGTTTTGAAAGGGCTTGGAAAAACCGGAGAAGCCCTTGTTCAGCTTGAGGCGGCCATCAGTCTGGATGATGCCGGTTCTGAGGCGAGACATCTCCTGGGCACCATTTACCTTGAAAGCAAACAGTTGACAAAAGCGCTCAGGGAGCTTGAAATGGCTGTAAAGCTGGAGGCAGGGAATGCTGCTTATCATAACAGCCTTGGACTGGCATACCTGGAACTTTCCAGACCTGACGAAGCCATTGAAGCTTTTAAAAGAGCTTATAATATTAGCGCTCATGAAGTGTACAAGGCAAACCTCAATGCGGCCTTTGAAAAGAAAACACAACTTGCCGCTTCCAGTGACGGGCCACCTGTTGAAATCGTGCATATCTCTTTTAGTGAGGTTTTTGCCTCTGCCTATAAATCCTATGAAGAAGAGCCTCTCGGGACAATTTCTCTTAGAAACAACAGTGATGAGGTTTTGAAAAATATCAAGGTTTCTCTTAATATCAAGAAATATATGGACTTTCCTTCAGAGCAGCTTGTTAAAAGTATAAATCCCCATGAAACGGTCAAACTTGATATAAAATCGACATTTAATAATGCGCTTCTCCAGTTAACGGAAGATACGTCGGTGCAGGCTGAAATTTCTGTCCAGTACTTTAAAAACGAGAAAACCCTTTCTTTTGAGCGGAGAGAGTCTCTAACCATTTACAATAGAAATGCCATGACCTGGTCCAGAAAGGAGATGGCGGCGGCCTTTGTCACTCCAAAAGATGCGCCTGTCGTTACCTTTGCCCGGGGCGTTATCCAGATGGTTCATGGCGAAAGTCCCGACATCGATATGAACATGGGAAAGGCCATTCAGCTCTTTGACGCCCTTGGTGTAAGCGGTGTCGTTTATGTGGTCGATCCCAATAATCCCTATGCTTCCGTTTCCACCAATAACGGCAAAGTCGATTCCATACAGTATCCAAGGCATACGTTGAAGCACAAGACAGGTGATTGTGATGACCTTGTCGTTCTTTATTCGGCCCTTCTTGAAAACCTGGGGGTGGAAACGGTTATGCTTGATATTCCGGGCCACCTTTTTATGGCCTTTAAAACTGGTATTAAAAGTAAAGACGCCAAAAAGCTTGCAGGCAAGGAAAATCTTTATATCATTCGTGATGAATATGTCTGGATCCCTGTTGAGGTAACCATGGTAGGCAAGAGTTTTACCGAGGCATGGCGTGAGGGGGCGAAGGAAATGGTTTTAAGAAAGACAAAAGGTGAACTTAATATTATTGATACCCACGGGGCATGGGGGCAGTTTAAACCTGTTTCCATCGAGGATAAACAGGAAGTGTCTCTTCCCGGTAAAAATAAATTACTGGCCGCAATCAGGGAAGATATTTTCCTTCAGCAGAGCAAGGGCATAGAGAAGCTGATAAAGCCTTACGTGGAAGCATTGAAGAAGGATCCGGAAAATTACAAAGCCAGGCTTAACCTGGGTATTATTTATGGCAAGAAGGGTTATTACGAAAATGCGCTCAGGGAATTTGAAGGCATTTTGAAAAAGAGGACAGATGATCCTCATACGCTTAACAATATAGGAAATGTTTATTTTGAAGAAAAAAAGTATGAAGAGGCCGTAAAATACTATCAAAAAGCGGAGTCATCCGGTGAACCCGACTCTGCCCTCAAATTAAATCTGTCACTTGCCTATTACAAGATGGGTAAGCTTGAAAAAGCGAAAGCAAAGTTCAGGGAAGGGGAGAGACTATCTCCGGAAATTGCCGAACGCTTTTCCATCTTCAGATCCATTCTTTTTGATTGA
- a CDS encoding acyltransferase has translation MNKRIEGIDYLRAIMSVFVVIWHMGGGGRSLIFSMKDFRQHTFTFSDFVNFHLLLLAVPAFILVSNYLYVSREITYKAFQKRMKRLLLLLSFWAPILIVVRYLYTGQLDIIPDSISSFIVILLRAGNTKYYFFVSLILTLLFTHSISKLKPAILIPGFILSIIFIAFLPLLTKIYGYYQLSAYWNPLNFIPYCFAALLIKGNEDNILSKKYYILVTSFSLFFIFSIIEWNASTGAIFFPGQGFAIPAYTRTSLIFGTLTLLIFALDPKIKSGKIVSFMSKYSLALYCLHPFLMEPVSYIINLLINDTVIARCLSIFFVIIFSYLLAAIFKKHFREELLT, from the coding sequence ATGAATAAAAGAATAGAGGGCATCGACTATTTACGTGCCATAATGTCTGTTTTCGTAGTGATATGGCATATGGGAGGAGGAGGCAGATCACTAATATTCTCCATGAAAGACTTCCGTCAACACACATTTACCTTTTCAGATTTTGTGAACTTTCACCTTTTATTGCTGGCTGTTCCGGCTTTCATTTTAGTCTCAAACTATCTTTACGTTTCCAGGGAAATAACATATAAAGCATTCCAAAAGCGCATGAAGCGTCTATTGCTTTTGCTGAGCTTTTGGGCTCCAATATTAATAGTTGTGCGTTATCTTTACACGGGCCAGTTAGATATTATACCCGACTCTATTTCATCATTCATTGTAATTTTGCTGCGGGCCGGAAATACAAAATATTACTTCTTCGTTAGTTTGATACTTACTCTTTTATTCACTCATTCCATCTCAAAACTTAAACCCGCAATACTGATACCAGGTTTTATATTATCAATAATATTTATTGCGTTCCTGCCACTGCTTACAAAAATATACGGCTATTATCAGTTAAGCGCCTACTGGAATCCATTAAACTTTATCCCCTATTGCTTTGCAGCGCTTCTTATCAAAGGCAACGAGGATAATATTTTATCAAAGAAGTATTACATTCTTGTCACTTCATTCTCTTTATTTTTTATATTTTCCATAATTGAATGGAATGCCTCCACGGGAGCCATATTCTTTCCGGGGCAAGGATTTGCCATTCCTGCATATACAAGAACATCACTCATTTTCGGAACATTAACACTATTAATTTTTGCCTTAGATCCTAAAATAAAATCCGGTAAAATTGTAAGTTTCATGTCTAAATACTCACTTGCTCTTTATTGTCTTCATCCCTTTTTAATGGAACCTGTTTCCTACATAATAAATTTACTAATTAATGATACAGTAATTGCCAGGTGTCTTTCTATCTTCTTTGTAATAATATTTAGTTATCTGCTTGCCGCCATTTTTAAAAAGCACTTTAGAGAAGAGTTGCTGACTTAA